A single Nocardioides bizhenqiangii DNA region contains:
- a CDS encoding CYTH and CHAD domain-containing protein, with product MPDLTALDGIASVAGPETQELGATYFDTDRLALAAAGLTLRRRTGGGDAGWHLKVPSPDGGLDELREPVGGHAADVVPTSLERAVQLYARGQTLRPVAEIRTRRRIHRLCDADGRTMAELCDDLVTADTPGDLDGRSASSWREWEVELVDGDEALLETAGALLEATGARPAAGPSKLARALGNRIPKSLIHPDEPPGPKSSAAEVLGARLREQVSELKYRDPLVRHDAPDAVHRMRVAMRRLRSDLASYRPLLDRNRTEPRRDELKWIAGVLGDARDTEVMQARLSRLISEEPVELVMGPVAQRVDRQLAAAYRLAHRRAVEAIESPRYYALIDDLDALVTNPRWTSRARQPAADVLPARVAKAFKRLRRRVDAVAEAPDRQTRDHRLHEVRKAAKRARYAAEPLVPVVGRDAERFVKATKKLQSVLGDYQDAVVTQPTLRQLAVQAHLDGDNAFTYGRLHGRQQALAASLRAGYHEAWSRAKAKKRRRWLR from the coding sequence ATGCCCGATCTCACGGCGCTGGACGGCATCGCGAGCGTGGCCGGCCCGGAGACGCAGGAGCTGGGCGCGACGTACTTCGACACCGACCGCCTGGCGCTGGCCGCCGCCGGCCTCACGTTGCGACGGCGCACGGGCGGCGGCGACGCGGGCTGGCACCTGAAGGTCCCGTCCCCGGACGGCGGTCTCGACGAGCTGCGGGAGCCGGTGGGCGGCCACGCCGCGGACGTGGTGCCGACCTCCTTGGAACGGGCGGTCCAGCTCTACGCCCGCGGCCAGACCCTGCGCCCCGTGGCCGAGATCCGCACCCGACGCCGGATCCACCGCCTCTGCGATGCCGACGGACGGACCATGGCGGAGCTGTGCGACGACCTGGTCACCGCGGACACCCCGGGAGACCTGGACGGACGGAGCGCGTCGTCGTGGCGTGAGTGGGAGGTCGAGCTCGTCGACGGTGACGAGGCACTGCTGGAGACGGCCGGTGCGCTGCTGGAGGCGACGGGCGCCCGTCCCGCAGCGGGGCCGTCGAAGCTGGCCCGCGCCCTCGGCAACCGCATCCCGAAGAGCCTGATCCACCCCGACGAGCCGCCGGGCCCGAAGAGCTCGGCAGCCGAGGTGCTCGGTGCCCGGCTGCGCGAGCAGGTCTCCGAGCTGAAGTACCGCGACCCCCTGGTCCGCCATGACGCGCCGGACGCCGTGCACCGGATGCGGGTGGCGATGCGGCGGCTTCGCAGCGACCTGGCCTCGTACCGGCCCCTGCTCGACCGCAACCGGACGGAACCCCGCCGGGACGAGCTGAAGTGGATCGCGGGCGTCCTCGGCGACGCCCGGGACACCGAGGTCATGCAGGCACGGCTCTCGCGTCTCATCTCCGAGGAGCCGGTCGAGCTCGTGATGGGCCCGGTCGCACAGCGGGTGGACCGTCAGCTCGCGGCTGCCTACCGCCTCGCCCACCGGCGCGCGGTCGAGGCGATCGAGTCACCGCGGTACTACGCCCTGATCGACGACCTCGACGCCCTGGTGACCAACCCGCGGTGGACCAGCCGGGCCCGGCAGCCCGCTGCCGACGTACTCCCCGCGCGGGTGGCCAAGGCGTTCAAGCGGCTGCGTCGTCGGGTGGACGCCGTGGCGGAGGCGCCGGACCGGCAGACGCGCGACCACCGCCTGCACGAGGTCCGCAAGGCGGCCAAGCGCGCCCGGTACGCCGCCGAGCCGCTCGTCCCCGTCGTCGGCCGGGACGCCGAGCGATTCGTGAAGGCGACCAAGAAGCTCCAGTCGGTCCTCGGTGACTACCAGGACGCCGTGGTCACCCAGCCGACCTTGCGTCAGCTGGCAGTGCAGGCCCATCTCGACGGCGACAACGCATTCACCTACGGCCGCCTGCACGGCCGCCAGCAGGCGCTGGCCGCGAGCCTGCGCGCCGGCTACCACGAGGCCTGGTCGCGCGCGAAGGCCAAGAAGCGGCGCCGCTGGCTGCGGTGA
- a CDS encoding Nif3-like dinuclear metal center hexameric protein yields the protein MPRLADIVSLIHGWYPPATAEEWDAVGLVYGDPEQQVRKVMFAVDPSPAVAAEAADWRADLLVVHHPLFLKPVHGFAATTPKGRTLATLAGAGCALLTAHTNADQAAGGVSEALAQALGLSDLEPLVRGIGEPIDKLTVFVPEDAAAPVRAALAEAGAGRIGDYDFASFTSHGEGRFRPLAGAEPMIGTVGEIETVAEVRIEAVLARHLRRGVVEAMLAAHPYEEPAYDLVELADPGILTTGTGRVGTIPTLTLAEFAKAVADALPETQHGVRVAGDPERTVRKVAVCGGAGDFLLDQVAGSDVDVYLTSDLRHHPAAEFMEKNGPALVDVAHWAAEWTWLPVVAARLEEALGSDVDTRVSTLCTDPWTMRL from the coding sequence ATGCCCAGACTCGCGGACATCGTCAGCCTGATCCACGGGTGGTACCCCCCGGCCACTGCGGAGGAATGGGACGCGGTCGGCCTCGTGTACGGCGATCCGGAGCAGCAGGTCAGGAAGGTGATGTTCGCCGTCGACCCGTCACCGGCGGTCGCGGCGGAGGCGGCCGACTGGAGGGCCGACCTGCTCGTCGTCCACCACCCGCTCTTCCTCAAGCCGGTGCACGGGTTCGCGGCGACCACGCCGAAGGGCCGCACGCTGGCGACCCTCGCGGGCGCCGGCTGCGCCCTGCTGACGGCGCACACCAACGCCGACCAGGCTGCGGGTGGCGTCTCGGAGGCCCTGGCCCAGGCGCTCGGTCTGAGCGACCTCGAGCCGCTCGTCCGGGGCATCGGCGAGCCGATCGACAAGCTCACCGTCTTCGTGCCCGAGGACGCGGCGGCCCCGGTGCGGGCGGCTCTCGCCGAGGCCGGCGCCGGCCGGATCGGCGACTACGACTTCGCGTCCTTCACCAGCCACGGCGAGGGTCGGTTCCGGCCGCTGGCGGGAGCGGAGCCGATGATCGGCACCGTCGGCGAGATCGAGACCGTCGCCGAGGTGCGGATCGAGGCGGTCCTCGCCCGGCACCTGCGGCGTGGGGTGGTCGAGGCGATGCTGGCCGCACATCCCTACGAGGAGCCGGCGTACGACCTCGTCGAGCTTGCCGACCCCGGCATCCTCACGACCGGCACCGGGCGGGTCGGCACCATCCCGACACTCACCCTCGCGGAGTTCGCCAAGGCCGTGGCCGACGCGCTCCCGGAGACGCAGCACGGCGTGCGGGTGGCCGGTGACCCCGAGCGGACGGTGCGGAAGGTCGCCGTGTGCGGGGGAGCGGGCGACTTCCTCCTCGACCAGGTCGCGGGGTCGGATGTCGACGTCTACCTGACCAGCGACCTGCGGCACCACCCGGCGGCGGAGTTCATGGAGAAGAACGGTCCGGCCCTGGTCGACGTCGCCCACTGGGCAGCCGAGTGGACCTGGCTGCCTGTGGTCGCCGCGCGGCTGGAGGAGGCGCTCGGTAGCGACGTGGACAC